A part of Vicia villosa cultivar HV-30 ecotype Madison, WI unplaced genomic scaffold, Vvil1.0 ctg.005526F_1_1, whole genome shotgun sequence genomic DNA contains:
- the LOC131642644 gene encoding secreted RxLR effector protein 161-like — MIAQIYVDDIVFGGMSDAMVKHFVSQMQTEFEMSMVGELTYFLGLQIKQMEDSTFLSQSKYAKNIVKIFGMDNASHKRTPAPTHLKLSKDEGGISVDQSLYRSMIGSLLYLTASRPDIAFAVGVCVRYQAEPKTGHLNQFKRIFKYVNRTFDYDILYTHGCDPVLTGYCDADWAESADDTKSTSGGCFFLGNNLISWLSKKQKCVSLSTTEAEYIAAVLSTSPKIQFNIAEPNI; from the exons ATGATTGcacaaatatatgtggatgacatagtgTTTGGAGGAATGTCCGATGCAATGGTAAAACACTTTGTCAGTCAAATGCagactgagtttgaaatgagtatggttgGAGAATTGACTTACTTCCTTGGACTTCAAATCAAGCAAATGGAAGACTCCACTTTTTTGTCTCAAAGCAAATATGCCAAGAACATTGTGAAAATTTTTGGAATGGATAATGCaagtcacaaaagaactcctgcaCCAACACATCTAAAGCTATCCAAAGATGAAGGGGGCATAAGTGTTGACCAGAGTTTGTACAGGAGTATGATTGGAAGCTTGCTATATCTAACAGCCAGCAGACCAGATattgcatttgcagttggagtatGTGTCAGATATCAAGCAGAGCCAAAGACAGGTCACTTAAACCAATTCAAGAGGATCTTCAAATATGTAAATAGAACTTTTGACTATGACATATTGTACACTCACGGGTGTGACCCTGTTCtgactggatattgtgatgctgactgggCCGAAAGTGCTGATGACACAAAAAGCACAtctggaggatgtttcttcttagGAAACAATCTCATATCATGGCTTAGCAAGAAGCAGAAATGTGTCTCATTATCAACTactgaagcagaatacatagcagctg TGCTATCAACATCTCCAAAAATCCAATTCAACATAGCAGAACCAAACATATAG